Proteins co-encoded in one Halorussus salinus genomic window:
- a CDS encoding AI-2E family transporter produces MVGGLDIDRTRIGWWLVGAVLGAAVLFVVYSFVGTFVFGIFLYYATRPVYKRLRRRIRPASLAAATAIFALALPVLLLMAYTAAIGLQEFNNIAKRTDIDGLQTTIQPYIDVSSLARSPEELLANPDPALVEEIGRSALDYVGFIGNAVLHLFVMIAIAFYLLRDDHRLSRFFRRQFGDEGGVAEAYVRAVDRDFNSIFFGNILNALLTGTIGAASYNALNMVAPTALVVPYPTLVGLLTGAASLIPIVGMKLVYFPISAYLGIETALSDPAFLWFPALFFVVSLVLVDTIPDLVLRPYVSGRNLHVGLVMLAYIFGPLLFGWYGIFLGPMILVLVVHFIRIVLPELVAGEPIRPWAVDPTYLFDREPRVTHPEENYSDGNFGTDDSTGGTDDAGGVGDGATTDGGETGGTDGGAGGTDEGAASRRDGTDR; encoded by the coding sequence ATGGTCGGCGGTCTAGACATCGACCGGACGCGAATCGGCTGGTGGCTGGTCGGGGCGGTGCTGGGAGCGGCGGTGCTGTTCGTCGTCTACTCGTTCGTCGGTACGTTCGTCTTCGGCATCTTCCTCTACTACGCGACCCGACCGGTGTACAAGCGCCTGCGGCGGCGCATCCGCCCGGCGAGTCTGGCCGCCGCGACCGCCATCTTCGCGCTCGCGCTCCCCGTCTTGCTCTTGATGGCTTACACCGCGGCCATCGGACTCCAAGAGTTCAACAACATCGCCAAGCGAACCGACATCGACGGTCTCCAAACCACGATTCAGCCCTACATCGACGTGTCGTCGCTGGCCCGGAGTCCCGAGGAACTACTGGCGAACCCCGACCCCGCGCTGGTCGAGGAGATCGGTCGCTCGGCGCTCGACTACGTGGGATTCATCGGGAACGCCGTCCTCCACCTGTTCGTGATGATCGCCATCGCGTTCTACCTCCTGCGGGACGACCACCGGCTCTCGCGGTTCTTCCGGCGGCAGTTCGGCGACGAGGGAGGCGTCGCGGAGGCGTACGTCCGGGCGGTCGATAGGGACTTCAACAGCATCTTCTTCGGGAACATTCTGAACGCCCTCCTCACGGGGACCATCGGCGCGGCGTCGTACAACGCCTTGAACATGGTCGCGCCGACCGCACTCGTCGTCCCGTATCCGACGCTGGTCGGCCTGTTGACCGGCGCGGCCAGCCTCATCCCCATCGTCGGGATGAAACTGGTCTACTTCCCGATTTCCGCGTATCTCGGCATCGAAACCGCGCTCTCGGACCCGGCGTTCCTCTGGTTCCCGGCGCTGTTCTTCGTCGTCTCGCTGGTCCTCGTGGACACGATTCCGGACCTCGTGTTGCGGCCCTACGTCTCGGGTCGGAACCTCCACGTCGGACTCGTCATGCTCGCGTACATCTTTGGACCGCTCCTGTTCGGCTGGTACGGCATCTTCCTCGGCCCGATGATTCTGGTGCTGGTCGTCCACTTCATCCGCATCGTTCTGCCGGAACTGGTCGCGGGCGAACCAATCCGGCCGTGGGCGGTGGACCCGACGTACCTCTTCGACCGGGAACCGCGCGTGACCCACCCCGAGGAGAACTACTCCGACGGGAACTTCGGCACCGACGATTCGACCGGCGGG